ATCTGTACCTTTTCTGTATATTTGTAATTCTTCTCTGCCTCGTCCttatcttcatcttctttgTTAGATGATTGTGCGTTTTTTGATACCCTCCCATGTTCAAATTCCTCAAAGTCCTCCTCATCTTCATACTCCTCCTGCTGTACCGTATTTCCAGGATAATCTTTCAAAAGTCCCTGAACAATTTTATATTGTGCTAACTGTGATTCAAGCATCCTTGAACACGACAAACGGAGGCAAAACTTATAAAATCTCATATCAcatgattttttttctttgcaTTTAGCTTTAACTTTAAATTCATATGGTCTATAAACCCCAGACCTATCAAGTggtaaagaaaatgatctAGAAATCATTGTCATGGTTTCTTTCGTCTTCTTGtgttttaattttaatggaTTCAAATTATGGGTAATCGGACAAAGAGAATTTCCTCTTGATGCCCTAACATTCATACCACGCATATTAATCTCCTCCAAGGTTTCATCTAAATCAATCTGAAATTCAATTGGAGGAATTGTCTTACCTTTTGGCTTATTGATCAAGACCGCAATGTTAAAAGTGACAGTGGAATAAAGTGAAGTATAACTACCTGTTGAAAATGCTGAGTAGGCAGAATTATAGTTAAAATTCTCCAACTGGCATTTACTTAAATCTATGGGTTC
This Cryptosporidium parvum Iowa II chromosome 7, whole genome shotgun sequence DNA region includes the following protein-coding sequences:
- a CDS encoding signal peptide plus GPI anchored membrane protein with N-terminal multiple cysteines, with product MWAIFKLIWLFSQFYLTFASNAKTTRLFGLTPEEQCKNFGCKTANNPNYYTSCGQSVFCSQCLLNSFKPLTHICGGWNLGKFERILLANGSIYSNSKISGNTFEDLSADWGENEPIDLSKCQLENFNYNSAYSAFSTGSYTSLYSTVTFNIAVLINKPKGKTIPPIEFQIDLDETLEEINMRGMNVRASRGNSLCPITHNLNPLKLKHKKTKETMTMISRSFSLPLDRSGVYRPYEFKVKAKCKEKKSCDMRFYKFCLRLSCSRMLESQLAQYKIVQGLLKDYPGNTVQQEEYEDEEDFEEFEHGRVSKNAQSSNKEDEDKDEAEKNYKYTEKVQISRKVPREVSRELQLGRQIVFSGKPPNSLQSFLSSNTFYLVLGFGALLVLAVLCFLLIKK